ttcatttcatatttctttGAACAGgaactaaataaaattatagaaaaatggGTGGATGTGTGTCAACCCATTCGAGAGCCATTAGGGCTCGGAGGAAAGGTCGTCGCAGATCTTCAAAACACTTTTCTAAAGTGTCTGATATTGTTCCTCATGCAAATGTAAGAAGGCCCAGTGACGTTGGGAGCCGAGTTTCTTTTGGTGAGTCTTTCTCTCCCGGCTAACTTAATCGTCCACTGGTTGATCAAAATTTAGGCATGATCATATTCTACAGTCGTAGATTTTTACCATGTAGAATATGCTATGTTGCAGCTCTCTCGCAAGATGATGCATGGTTTGACTCTGTCAGTGTTCTTGATTCGGATGAGGATGAGGACTTCAACAGCCTACCTGAAGGTAAATGTCAATCTACATTGTTTTCAGTATACATGGAGGAACAGTTTTGGAAAATGTCACATGGATCTGAATGTTTTTTACCATCTCTCCCTGCAGAAAACGCACCATCAGCACCACCATCTGTGGGTGGTGCAACGGGTAATATCCCAAATGGTCAGGTAGTTCAATTCGAAACTTCGTCGTGCATTGTGGATGGGAAGGGAAAGTACGAAGAATACCATGAGACTTACTTGAAGATAGATGGGAGTAAGGCCGAGAAGTTTGTGAGCAAAGGGATGTACAAGGATCCTAGTGGTCTCTCTGTCCTCACTggaaacaacaagaagaaaaatttaatgGATCATGCAAGCTTTAAAGGCTTGAAGGAACAGAAACGGAACTCTCAAGAGAAAACCCTGAGAACCAGCCTGAGCCGTTTGATGCCGACAGTTAGTTTTAATGACAAGACTCTAAACTCGCCCACATCTCAGAAACGAAAATCCGCTGTTTATCGGCTTTCATTCAAGAGGAGATCGTGCGATGGTGAGGAAGTTACTGAGCATCGTAAGTTGTTGTATCGTCCGAAAGCGGGATTCACTGTTCCTTCCTCAGCCAAGGAGAAGCAGTCCAGCGGTAGTTGGTGCGAGATTCCGCCTTCAACTTTTAAACTCCGTGGAGAGACCTATTTCAAGTACACCTTTCAACACACTGTTTCATGTATCTTTTACGATAAACTGCTTTGTCTGTAACTATTGAAGAATGATGCTTGCAGAGACAAGAAGAAATCCCCCGCTCCAAATCAGTGTCCGTACACTCCTATTGGTGTTGACTTGTTTGTCTGTCCAAGGAAGATTGATCATATCGCTCAACACATAGAGCTTCCAAACATCAAATCCGAGGCAAAGCTTCCTGCTCTTCTCATTGTCAACATTCAGGTAACAACCACCCAACATCAACATCTTTACTTTGTCGctagtttttttcttgtgtgaACTTCATATGAAGTGTATAGATAGCGTTTGATATATCCATATATGTGTAAATGATCCTGGCCTTTGTGACTCACTGGCAGTTACCAACATATCCTGCTGCAATGTTCCTTGGAGACAGTGATGGAGAAGGCATGAGCATTGTACTCTACTTTAAATTACAAGATAATTACGAAAAAGAAACCTCTCAACAATATCAGGAGAGCATCAAGGTAGCTTTAAAAGCCATACCTTGTACATTTCTCACATCCCGTGATTGATCTGAATGCTTACCaggttctttttgttttttggtttttgaaaacagaAACTTGTCAATGATGAGATGGAGAAGGTAAAAGGGTTTGCTAAAGACAGCAATGTTGCTTTCCGTGAAAGGCTTAAGATAGTTGCTGGACTAGTTAACCCTGAAGATCTAGCTCTAAGCTCGACTGAAAAGAAGCTTGTTCAGGCTTACAATGAAAAACCCGTCCTCTCTCGTCCTCAGCACAACTTCTTTAAGGTTCTAGCAACATCACTAGCTCTTAAACACAGAAAAGAAGTTGTCTTTGGTACCTCATTAACCATTGCTTTGACCACTCCGCAGGGTCCAAAGTACTTTGAGATTGATCTGGATGTTCATCGATTCAGCTACATATCGAGGAAAGGACTTGAAGCATTCAGAGATCGATTGAAAAACGGAACTCTTGATCTCGGGTTAACCATTCAGGTAACTTGCTCAACCAGAATCTTTTGTTCTCGAAGAAGTGTGAGTAgagaaaagattgaaactttgattCTTACAAACTGGAACATGAAAACAGGCTCAAAAGCCAGAGGAGCTGCCGGAACAAGTGTTATGCTG
The Camelina sativa cultivar DH55 chromosome 6, Cs, whole genome shotgun sequence genome window above contains:
- the LOC104790555 gene encoding uncharacterized protein LOC104790555, which codes for MGGCVSTHSRAIRARRKGRRRSSKHFSKVSDIVPHANVRRPSDVGSRVSFALSQDDAWFDSVSVLDSDEDEDFNSLPEENAPSAPPSVGGATGNIPNGQVVQFETSSCIVDGKGKYEEYHETYLKIDGSKAEKFVSKGMYKDPSGLSVLTGNNKKKNLMDHASFKGLKEQKRNSQEKTLRTSLSRLMPTVSFNDKTLNSPTSQKRKSAVYRLSFKRRSCDGEEVTEHRKLLYRPKAGFTVPSSAKEKQSSGSWCEIPPSTFKLRGETYFKDKKKSPAPNQCPYTPIGVDLFVCPRKIDHIAQHIELPNIKSEAKLPALLIVNIQLPTYPAAMFLGDSDGEGMSIVLYFKLQDNYEKETSQQYQESIKKLVNDEMEKVKGFAKDSNVAFRERLKIVAGLVNPEDLALSSTEKKLVQAYNEKPVLSRPQHNFFKGPKYFEIDLDVHRFSYISRKGLEAFRDRLKNGTLDLGLTIQAQKPEELPEQVLCCMRLSKIDFVDHGQIPMLLIPEDGETQV